A genomic region of Anaerolineales bacterium contains the following coding sequences:
- the metH gene encoding methionine synthase: MGTSLQKLNLTAEHYGGEQYNGCPDYLNITYPEAPASVHRSFLEVGVDVIETNTFRSNRLTLGEYGLGERTIEINMTAAQLARKLCDEFSTPEQPRFVAGSIGPSGKLPSADDPTLSDITYDQLVELFREQAVGLIQGGVDVLLIETSQDILEVKAVINGIQKAFEDTGEVLPIQCQVTMDVTGRMLLGTDIAAALTILEGMPIDVIGLNCSTGPEHMRQPISYLGEHTHLPVSAIPNAGLPLNVNGEAVYPLEPAPYAEAMAEFVSKHHVSVVGGCCGTTPEHLKLLIETLNHQSAPARPTEPLARLSSSMQATSMIQEPPPLLIGERLNATGSRLFKRLLMEEDFDGILEMAREQIAGGAHTLDVSVALTERPDEAYLMSKVVKKLAMGIEAPLVIDSTEPDVMEVALKIAPGRCLLNSTHLEAGRPKMDRVLKLAKEHNAAVLALTIDETGMGKTAERKIEIARRIHDIAVNEFGFRPQDLVFDVLTFPLSTGQEEFANSAVETINAIREIKTQLPGVFTSLGVSNVSFGLSKAARPVLNSMMLHFCVQAGLDMAIVHASKVKPYAEIPEEERVLMEDLIFNKRPDALQKVIEFYENRAPSEEEGAADPTEGMTSEEKLHWSILHRHKEGVEDAIDEVIGRKEHESDHITAVGLLNNTLLPAMKEVGDKFGAGELILPFVLQSAEVMKKSVNHLENYLEKVEGVSKGKVVLATVYGDVHDIGKNLTKTILVNNGYEVFDLGKQVPAETIISKAEEVGATAIGLSALLVSTSKQMPLIVNELQRRGLKYPVLVGGAAINRRFGWRILYTEGGAPYQPGVFYCQDAFEGLETMDKLIDEPKRSELIEDIFTKAAKELERESKPRPVARVTGRSAVGPAAKIPTPPKWGVHVVKEMPLDLVFECLYKNELYRLSWGAKNKQGAEWEQISKEFDERLARMEKHAKQTGWLKPQAVYGYWPAQAQGDELLVYDPASLGSAKPTELTRFGFPRQPSGELLCLADYFAPVESGIMDVVIFQIVTVGQRATAEMEKLQAAGDYTEAYFMHGLGVQSAEATAEFLHRHIKRELGLEPKQGKRYSWGYPAIPEVDDHAKVFALLPAEKELGMQLTDGFQLMPEQSTAAIVLHHPEAKYYSVGESRVEQLLRERG; the protein is encoded by the coding sequence ATGGGCACCAGCCTGCAAAAGCTCAACCTGACCGCTGAACACTACGGCGGCGAGCAGTACAACGGCTGCCCGGATTACCTCAACATCACCTACCCCGAGGCGCCTGCCAGCGTGCACCGCTCCTTCCTGGAAGTGGGCGTCGATGTGATCGAGACCAACACCTTCCGCAGCAACCGCCTGACACTGGGTGAATACGGCCTGGGCGAGCGCACCATCGAGATCAACATGACCGCGGCGCAGTTGGCGCGCAAACTGTGTGACGAATTTAGCACGCCGGAGCAACCGCGCTTCGTGGCCGGCTCGATCGGCCCCAGCGGCAAGCTGCCCAGCGCCGACGACCCGACCCTTTCGGACATCACCTATGACCAACTGGTCGAGCTGTTCCGCGAGCAGGCCGTGGGCCTGATCCAGGGCGGCGTGGATGTGCTGCTGATCGAGACTTCGCAAGACATTCTGGAAGTCAAAGCGGTGATCAACGGCATCCAGAAAGCCTTTGAGGACACCGGCGAGGTCTTGCCGATCCAATGCCAGGTGACGATGGATGTTACCGGGCGCATGCTGCTGGGCACGGACATCGCCGCGGCGCTGACCATTCTGGAGGGCATGCCCATCGATGTCATCGGCCTGAACTGCTCCACCGGGCCGGAACACATGCGCCAGCCAATCAGCTACCTGGGCGAGCACACCCATTTGCCCGTCTCAGCCATCCCCAACGCCGGCCTGCCGCTCAACGTCAACGGCGAAGCGGTGTACCCGCTGGAGCCGGCGCCGTATGCCGAAGCGATGGCTGAATTTGTCAGCAAGCACCACGTCAGCGTCGTGGGTGGCTGTTGTGGCACTACGCCTGAGCATCTTAAGTTGCTGATCGAAACGCTCAACCACCAAAGCGCGCCGGCCCGCCCCACGGAACCGCTGGCGCGTTTGTCGTCTTCGATGCAGGCCACCAGCATGATCCAGGAGCCGCCGCCGCTGTTGATCGGCGAACGGCTGAACGCCACCGGCAGCCGCTTGTTCAAGCGCCTGCTGATGGAAGAAGATTTTGACGGCATTCTGGAAATGGCCCGCGAGCAGATCGCCGGCGGCGCCCACACGCTGGATGTCAGCGTGGCGCTGACCGAGCGCCCCGACGAAGCCTACTTGATGAGCAAGGTGGTCAAGAAACTGGCGATGGGTATCGAAGCCCCGCTGGTGATCGACTCCACCGAGCCGGATGTAATGGAAGTGGCGCTCAAGATCGCCCCGGGGCGCTGCCTGCTGAACTCCACACATCTGGAAGCCGGCCGCCCCAAGATGGACCGCGTGCTCAAGCTGGCCAAGGAACACAACGCCGCCGTGCTGGCGCTGACGATCGACGAAACCGGCATGGGCAAAACCGCCGAACGCAAGATCGAGATCGCCAGGCGCATTCATGATATTGCCGTGAATGAATTCGGCTTCCGCCCGCAAGACCTGGTGTTCGATGTGCTCACCTTCCCGCTGAGCACCGGCCAGGAAGAATTTGCCAACAGCGCGGTGGAGACGATCAACGCCATCCGCGAGATCAAAACTCAGTTGCCTGGCGTATTCACCTCGCTGGGCGTCAGCAACGTCAGCTTTGGCCTCAGCAAGGCCGCCCGCCCGGTGCTTAACAGCATGATGCTGCACTTCTGCGTGCAGGCCGGGCTGGATATGGCCATCGTACATGCCAGCAAGGTCAAGCCCTACGCCGAGATCCCCGAAGAAGAGCGCGTGCTGATGGAAGATCTCATCTTCAACAAGCGCCCGGATGCGCTGCAGAAGGTGATCGAATTTTACGAAAACCGCGCCCCCAGCGAAGAAGAAGGCGCGGCGGACCCCACCGAAGGTATGACCTCGGAGGAGAAGCTGCACTGGAGCATTCTGCACCGCCACAAAGAAGGCGTGGAAGATGCGATTGACGAAGTGATCGGCCGCAAGGAACACGAAAGCGACCACATCACCGCGGTGGGCTTGCTCAACAACACACTGCTGCCGGCGATGAAGGAAGTGGGCGACAAGTTTGGCGCCGGCGAGCTGATCCTGCCCTTCGTGCTGCAATCGGCCGAAGTCATGAAGAAATCAGTCAACCATCTTGAGAACTATCTCGAAAAGGTGGAAGGTGTGAGCAAGGGCAAGGTGGTGCTGGCCACCGTGTACGGAGACGTGCACGACATCGGCAAGAACCTGACCAAGACGATCCTGGTCAACAATGGCTACGAGGTATTCGACCTGGGCAAGCAAGTGCCCGCTGAGACGATCATCAGCAAAGCGGAGGAAGTGGGCGCCACGGCGATCGGCCTCAGCGCACTGCTGGTGAGCACCAGCAAGCAGATGCCGCTCATCGTCAACGAACTGCAGCGCCGCGGCCTGAAGTACCCGGTGCTGGTGGGCGGCGCGGCGATCAACCGCCGCTTCGGCTGGCGCATCCTATACACCGAGGGCGGCGCGCCCTACCAACCCGGCGTCTTCTACTGCCAGGATGCGTTTGAGGGCCTGGAAACGATGGATAAGCTCATCGACGAGCCCAAGCGCAGTGAGCTGATCGAAGACATCTTCACCAAGGCCGCCAAGGAGCTGGAGCGCGAGAGCAAGCCGCGGCCGGTGGCACGCGTCACCGGCCGCTCAGCGGTTGGCCCCGCCGCCAAGATCCCCACGCCGCCGAAGTGGGGCGTGCACGTAGTGAAGGAAATGCCGCTCGATCTGGTGTTCGAGTGCCTGTACAAAAACGAACTGTATCGCCTCTCCTGGGGCGCCAAGAACAAGCAGGGCGCCGAGTGGGAGCAGATCTCCAAGGAATTTGACGAGCGCCTGGCGCGCATGGAAAAGCACGCCAAGCAAACCGGCTGGCTGAAACCGCAGGCGGTCTACGGCTACTGGCCGGCGCAGGCCCAGGGCGACGAGCTGCTGGTCTACGACCCGGCCAGCCTGGGCTCCGCCAAGCCGACTGAGCTGACCCGCTTCGGCTTCCCACGCCAACCCAGCGGCGAGCTGCTGTGCCTGGCGGATTACTTCGCCCCGGTGGAGAGCGGCATCATGGATGTGGTCATCTTCCAGATCGTCACCGTGGGCCAGCGTGCCACCGCCGAGATGGAAAAGCTGCAAGCCGCCGGCGATTACACCGAGGCCTACTTCATGCACGGCCTGGGCGTGCAAAGCGCCGAGGCCACGGCCGAGTTCTTACACCGCCACATCAAGCGCGAGCTGGGGCTGGAGCCCAAACAAGGCAAGCGCTATTCGTGGGGCTACCCGGCGATCCCCGAAGTAGACGACCACGCCAAGGTGTTCGCCCTGTTGCCGGCCGAGAAAGAGCTGGGCATGCAGCTCACCGATGGCTTCCAATTGATGCCTGAGCAATCCACCGCGGCGATCGTACTGCACCACCCTGAGGCCAAGTACTACAGCGTGGGCGAGAGCCGCGTGGAACAACTGCTGCGCGAGCGGGGATAG